A genomic window from Cotesia glomerata isolate CgM1 linkage group LG7, MPM_Cglom_v2.3, whole genome shotgun sequence includes:
- the LOC123268342 gene encoding CYFIP-related Rac1 interactor B — protein MGKLLSLLTRDETTCCTPQKYDVFLDFENAQPSDIERDTFEAVQRVLKNSESILEEIQCYKGAGKEIREAISVPTEECQRKAYLTVVPLVAKLKKFYEFSLELERVVPQILGQLCSGNLSPMQHLETQQALVKQFAEILEFVFKFDEHKMKTPAIQNDFSYYRRTLTKAKDNPENELIVGNELANRMSLFYAHATPMLHVLSHATITFLMDREDIPRENITETLGTMAKVCLRMLENSNLLAQFQREETQLFVLRVMVGLVILYDHVHPQGVFFKGSNVDVKGCVKLLKDQPSCKSEGLLNALKYTTKHLNEENTPKNIKNLLAA, from the exons ATGGGAAAACTTCTCAGTCTTCTGACTCGAGACGAGACGACTTGCTGTACTCCTCAAAAATATGACGTCTTTCTAGATTttgaaa ATGCTCAACCTTCCGATATTGAAAGAGATACATTTGAAGCCGTACAAcgagttttgaaaaattcagaATCCATTTTAGAAGAGATTCAGTGCTATAAAGGTGCTGGCAAGGAAATTCGAGAAGCTATTTCAGTTCCTACAGAAGAATGTCAGCGTAAAGCGTACCTGACTGTCGTTCCTCTCGTGGCtaagctaaaaaaattctatgagtTTTCTCTAGAACttg AACGTGTTGTACCACAGATTCTGGGTCAATTATGTTCAGGAAATCTATCCCCCATGCAACACCTTGAAACTCAACAAGCACTTGTCAAACAATTCGCCGAAATTCTTGAATTTGTATTCAAGTTTGATGAGCACAAAATGAAAACACCAGCTATTCAAAACGATTTTAGTTATTATCGTAGAACGTTAACAAAAGCTAAAGACAATCCAGAGAATGAATTGATTGTAGGCAATGAACTGGCCAACCGCATGTCCTTATTTTATGCCCACGCCACACCCATGCTTCACGTTTTGAGTCACGCTACTATAACTTTCTTAATGGAT AGGGAAGATATACCACGAGAGAATATTACAGAGACGTTGGGGACTATGGCTAAGGTTTGTTTAAGGATGTTAGAGAATTC AAACCTATTGGCACAATTTCAAAGAGAAGAAACACAGTTATTCGTTCTACGAGTCATGGTTGGCTTAGTCATACTCTACGATCATGTTCATCCACAAGGAGTTTTCTTTAAAGGCTCAAACGTTGAT GTTAAGGGATGTGTAAAACTTCTGAAAGATCAGCCATCTTGCAAAAGTGAAGGTTTATTGAATGCTCTAAAATACACAACAAAACATTTGAATGAAGAAAACacaccaaaaaatattaaaaatcttttagcAGCATGA